A single window of Micrococcaceae bacterium Sec5.1 DNA harbors:
- the ligD gene encoding non-homologous end-joining DNA ligase: protein MASESATVSVPGPEGPREVRISSPSRVMWPEAGLTKLDLANYLVDVGDAFVAANGNRPVSLQRYSGNIEGEMFFSKNPPKGAPEYVRSVMVTYPSARTHPQLVIDEPAAAVWAAQMNTVVFHPWASRANDPDNPDQLRIDLDPQPGTDFDDAIPAAQELRALLDEAGLTAFIKTSGNRGLHVYAPIHPKHEFLEVRHAVIAAGRELERRMPEKVTTAWWKEERGTRIFVDFNQANRDRTIAGAYSPRAVPNAQVSCPLAWEELENADPAKYTISTVPDRLKTTGDPWATMHEKPGDIDVLLQWWERDVKNGQGEMPFPPEFPKMPGEPMRVQPSRARKQEE from the coding sequence ATGGCGAGCGAATCAGCAACAGTCTCCGTGCCCGGTCCCGAGGGCCCCCGCGAAGTCCGGATTTCAAGTCCAAGCCGCGTCATGTGGCCCGAGGCCGGACTGACGAAACTGGACCTGGCTAACTACCTGGTGGATGTGGGCGATGCTTTTGTGGCGGCTAACGGCAACCGGCCCGTCAGTCTCCAGCGTTACTCCGGCAACATCGAGGGCGAGATGTTCTTCTCCAAGAACCCTCCCAAGGGTGCGCCGGAGTATGTCCGCTCGGTCATGGTGACCTATCCGAGCGCCCGGACCCATCCGCAGTTGGTAATCGACGAACCTGCGGCCGCGGTGTGGGCAGCGCAAATGAACACGGTCGTCTTCCACCCGTGGGCTTCCCGTGCCAACGATCCCGACAATCCCGACCAGCTGCGTATCGACCTCGATCCGCAGCCGGGAACGGACTTTGATGACGCCATACCGGCCGCGCAGGAACTCCGCGCGTTGTTGGACGAAGCCGGGCTGACGGCCTTCATCAAGACCTCGGGCAACCGGGGACTGCATGTGTATGCGCCCATCCACCCCAAGCATGAATTCCTGGAAGTGCGCCACGCGGTGATCGCTGCGGGCCGGGAGTTGGAGCGACGGATGCCCGAGAAGGTCACCACGGCATGGTGGAAAGAAGAACGCGGGACCAGGATCTTCGTGGACTTCAACCAGGCCAACCGGGACCGGACGATTGCCGGTGCGTACAGTCCGCGTGCCGTGCCGAATGCACAGGTATCGTGCCCGTTGGCGTGGGAAGAGCTGGAAAATGCAGATCCGGCCAAATACACCATCAGCACAGTTCCGGACCGGTTGAAGACGACAGGCGACCCTTGGGCCACCATGCATGAGAAGCCCGGGGACATCGACGTCCTTCTGCAATGGTGGGAGCGCGACGTCAAGAACGGCCAAGGCGAAATGCCGTTCCCACCGGAATTTCCCAAGATGCCGGGCGAGCCGATGCGGGTACAGCCGAGCCGCGCTCGGAAACAGGAGGAGTAA
- a CDS encoding serine hydrolase domain-containing protein, which translates to MHPGSRRGIVTAALVCGLFLAGCTGEPQPNPFPPAPVTSSTSVPPTVPTPPSGRAQSTTASASPPVTPAFGELQATLELFSREMLQNGAPAVLIEARAGQEVWRHAAGVRSLHGGAPVQADDPIRVGGLTRTMVAVSVLKLVEEGRLVLEDSIAKYLPGIDVLLPPEPESVTVRQLLGHTAGIPYASGLSDYAVLGFLVERLRGAPLAAVLRTEILDPLNLHSTMLLDAGPLSNTLVHGYAVVGGETVDVTHSVQQGGPASDGVIASVTDIDAFYAALLKGRLLLPESLVEMKGSVFADYGLGLDHWKDTCTNGYYYGHSGDVPGYGTISISSADGNRQLTISLAHPPSPLSTQPSAIALELTGLAQVALNASCRFHFR; encoded by the coding sequence ATGCATCCAGGTTCACGCAGGGGAATTGTGACCGCAGCGCTTGTGTGCGGACTGTTCCTCGCTGGCTGCACGGGCGAACCGCAGCCCAACCCGTTTCCGCCGGCACCAGTGACGAGCTCGACGTCGGTCCCTCCCACAGTACCCACCCCGCCATCCGGGAGGGCACAGTCCACCACGGCATCAGCCTCACCACCAGTAACACCCGCCTTTGGCGAGCTGCAGGCAACTTTGGAGCTCTTTAGCCGGGAAATGCTGCAGAACGGTGCCCCCGCGGTGCTGATAGAGGCCAGGGCCGGCCAAGAAGTGTGGAGGCACGCGGCGGGTGTCAGGAGCCTTCACGGAGGTGCTCCTGTGCAGGCGGATGATCCGATCCGGGTGGGCGGGCTCACACGGACCATGGTGGCAGTTTCCGTGTTGAAGCTGGTGGAAGAAGGCCGGCTGGTACTTGAGGATTCGATCGCCAAATACTTGCCGGGGATCGACGTCCTCCTGCCGCCGGAGCCAGAGTCCGTGACAGTCCGGCAATTGCTGGGCCACACCGCAGGGATTCCCTATGCCAGCGGGCTTTCGGACTATGCAGTCCTTGGCTTTTTGGTGGAGCGGCTCCGGGGCGCTCCTTTGGCCGCGGTCCTGCGAACGGAAATCCTGGATCCCTTGAATCTGCACTCAACCATGCTTTTGGACGCGGGCCCCCTTTCAAACACCCTGGTCCATGGTTATGCAGTGGTGGGGGGTGAAACGGTGGACGTCACGCATTCCGTCCAGCAAGGCGGCCCGGCTTCCGACGGCGTGATCGCGAGTGTTACCGACATTGACGCCTTCTACGCAGCGTTGCTCAAGGGGCGGCTGCTGTTACCGGAGAGCCTGGTGGAGATGAAGGGTTCGGTTTTCGCCGATTACGGATTGGGCCTGGACCACTGGAAGGACACGTGCACCAACGGCTACTATTACGGCCACTCAGGTGACGTACCGGGCTATGGCACCATCTCCATCAGCAGTGCTGATGGGAACCGTCAGCTCACCATTTCCTTGGCCCACCCGCCGTCGCCCCTGTCTACGCAACCTTCGGCCATCGCTTTGGAACTGACAGGACTCGCCCAGGTCGCTTTGAACGCGAGTTGCCGTTTCCATTTCCGCTGA
- a CDS encoding L-threonylcarbamoyladenylate synthase, translated as MARFFDVHPEDPQPRAIGQVVNMLQSGGLIAYPTDSCYALGAQIGNREALDRIRTIRQLDDKHHFTLVCKDFAQMGQFVMIDNDVFRSIKAVTPGSYTFILPATREVPKRLLHPKKKTVGVRIPDHKVVQALLAELGEPLLSSTLLLPDQEEPLTQGWEIKERLDNEVDAVIDSGDTGSEPTTVIDFSSGTAEVVRRGTGDPSRFE; from the coding sequence CCATCGGCCAAGTGGTTAATATGCTCCAAAGCGGCGGGCTGATCGCCTACCCCACCGACTCCTGCTACGCACTGGGTGCCCAGATCGGCAACAGGGAAGCCTTGGATCGTATCCGGACTATTCGGCAGTTGGACGATAAACACCACTTCACCCTGGTCTGCAAGGATTTCGCCCAAATGGGGCAGTTCGTGATGATCGATAACGATGTCTTCCGCAGCATCAAGGCCGTCACCCCAGGCAGCTACACGTTCATCCTTCCGGCCACGCGCGAGGTTCCCAAGCGCCTGCTCCACCCGAAAAAGAAGACAGTGGGCGTACGCATCCCGGATCACAAAGTGGTTCAGGCGCTCTTGGCGGAGCTCGGTGAACCCTTGCTTTCCAGCACGCTCCTGCTGCCCGACCAGGAAGAGCCCCTCACTCAGGGCTGGGAAATCAAGGAGCGGCTGGACAACGAAGTGGACGCCGTGATCGATTCCGGCGATACGGGTTCGGAGCCCACCACGGTGATCGATTTCTCCAGCGGCACGGCAGAAGTAGTTCGGCGCGGAACGGGCGATCCTTCAAGGTTCGAATAG